A genomic region of Arachis stenosperma cultivar V10309 chromosome 9, arast.V10309.gnm1.PFL2, whole genome shotgun sequence contains the following coding sequences:
- the LOC130948722 gene encoding F-box/FBD/LRR-repeat protein At5g56420-like isoform X1, producing MVEAHLDILHNDIKYIGWVPHLLHALRETKFLALKGYTALCLFSAPAFEFHRLLNLELDVPCFNTNFLLNFLHNSHVLETLVIHDISRDKYFRPLEYDGTAPPTMVPNCVTSHLKSFEFRGYEDSAGEREFIAYLLQRGLALKTVTIHLKYVFNQETKYDIVSELSAIPRGSATCQLNFIDQNAVEHGMNSH from the exons ATGGTGGAGGCACATCTTGATATTCTGCATAACGATATTAAGTATATTGGTTGGGTGCCCCACCTTCTCCATGCACTCCGCGAAACAAAATTCTTGGCATTGAAAGGTTACACAGCACTG TGCTTATTTAGTGCCCCAGCTTTCGAATTTCACCGTTTGCTCAATCTAGAGCTTGATGTTCCATGTTTCAACACAAACTTCCTGCTAAACTTCCTTCATAATTCTCATGTACTTGAAACTCTTGTGATTCATGATATTTCCAGG gACAAATATTTTCGTCCGCTGGAGTATGATGGGACAGCACCACCAACCATGGTTCCCAATTGTGTGACGTCACATCTCAAGAGTTTTGAATTTAGAGGATATGAAGACTCTGCAGGTGAGCGTGAATTTATTGCATATCTTTTGCAAAGAGGACTTGCTCTGAAGACCGTCACAATTCATCTTAAATATGTTTTCAACCAAGAGACAAAGTACGATATTGTCAGCGAATTATCTGCTATACCAAGGGGCTCTGCAACATGCCAACTAAATTTCATTGACCAAAATGCTGTTGAGCATGGTATGAATTCTCACTAA
- the LOC130948722 gene encoding F-box/FBD/LRR-repeat protein At5g56420-like isoform X2: MVEAHLDILHNDIKYIGWVPHLLHALRETKFLALKGYTALCLFSAPAFEFHRLLNLELDVPCFNTNFLLNFLHNSHVLETLVIHDISRDKYFRPLEYDGTAPPTMVPNCVTSHLKSFEFRGYEDSAGEREFIAYLLQRGLALKTVTIHLKYVFNQETKYDIVSELSAIPRGSATCQLNFIDQNAVEHG; the protein is encoded by the exons ATGGTGGAGGCACATCTTGATATTCTGCATAACGATATTAAGTATATTGGTTGGGTGCCCCACCTTCTCCATGCACTCCGCGAAACAAAATTCTTGGCATTGAAAGGTTACACAGCACTG TGCTTATTTAGTGCCCCAGCTTTCGAATTTCACCGTTTGCTCAATCTAGAGCTTGATGTTCCATGTTTCAACACAAACTTCCTGCTAAACTTCCTTCATAATTCTCATGTACTTGAAACTCTTGTGATTCATGATATTTCCAGG gACAAATATTTTCGTCCGCTGGAGTATGATGGGACAGCACCACCAACCATGGTTCCCAATTGTGTGACGTCACATCTCAAGAGTTTTGAATTTAGAGGATATGAAGACTCTGCAGGTGAGCGTGAATTTATTGCATATCTTTTGCAAAGAGGACTTGCTCTGAAGACCGTCACAATTCATCTTAAATATGTTTTCAACCAAGAGACAAAGTACGATATTGTCAGCGAATTATCTGCTATACCAAGGGGCTCTGCAACATGCCAACTAAATTTCATTGACCAAAATGCTGTTGAGCATG GTTGA